In Desulfosediminicola ganghwensis, a single window of DNA contains:
- a CDS encoding porin yields MKKVIVAAAGLMLVGTMATTAMAEFKFSGDARARFYYQDNYDEFREGKISDSDTRWNSRVRVKVEATTKGGAYMKSRIKYSDGTFGEGEKEGQFAADYAYIGVPFGPVTVEAGRMVRDITPFLFFDGRAEGVQVKYTNDNTGLVVFYDIVDENLATGTEITVTDIGVDDDGNDVIGLDADTVYNTTNDDDITRLGFLLNQSFSGGWAMNLGGYYVIDDVNEDSDGLAATAKVTGAFGDIAVEAELAYQDEEINGIDDGFGIYAGATIPVGPASVYAMAGATFDGYQWDAADFGPFAIFNDYSQIATGPNLSAEGETLFLVVNPTFKASEKLTLGAVASIIDIDAYDPEASDATVWEIGATASYAVTDGAKLNGIIAYGDTDDLTEDDPFGVGLSLEISF; encoded by the coding sequence ATGAAAAAAGTTATTGTTGCTGCTGCCGGCCTTATGCTGGTAGGTACCATGGCTACCACTGCTATGGCAGAGTTCAAGTTCAGCGGAGACGCTCGTGCACGTTTTTACTATCAGGACAACTACGACGAGTTCAGAGAAGGTAAGATAAGCGACAGCGATACTCGTTGGAACTCGCGTGTACGTGTGAAGGTAGAGGCTACCACTAAGGGTGGCGCATACATGAAATCTCGTATCAAGTACTCTGACGGTACATTCGGTGAGGGTGAGAAGGAAGGTCAGTTTGCTGCTGACTACGCTTACATCGGTGTACCTTTCGGTCCGGTGACCGTAGAGGCTGGTCGCATGGTTCGTGACATCACCCCGTTCCTCTTCTTCGACGGTCGTGCAGAGGGCGTTCAGGTGAAGTACACCAATGACAACACTGGACTGGTTGTATTCTACGATATCGTAGATGAGAACCTGGCTACCGGAACTGAGATTACCGTAACTGATATCGGTGTTGATGATGACGGTAATGATGTTATTGGATTGGATGCAGATACTGTATACAACACCACCAATGACGACGATATTACCCGTCTCGGTTTCCTCCTCAACCAGAGTTTCTCTGGTGGCTGGGCTATGAATCTGGGTGGTTACTATGTGATCGATGACGTCAACGAGGACAGTGATGGACTCGCGGCAACCGCTAAAGTTACCGGTGCTTTCGGCGATATCGCTGTAGAGGCAGAGCTTGCCTACCAGGACGAGGAAATCAATGGCATCGATGATGGTTTCGGTATCTACGCTGGCGCCACCATCCCAGTTGGTCCTGCCTCTGTATACGCAATGGCCGGTGCCACCTTCGACGGTTACCAGTGGGATGCTGCTGACTTCGGTCCGTTCGCCATTTTCAACGATTACAGCCAGATTGCTACCGGTCCTAACCTCAGTGCGGAAGGTGAGACCCTGTTCCTCGTTGTTAACCCGACCTTCAAGGCTTCTGAGAAGCTGACCCTCGGTGCAGTTGCTTCTATAATCGATATTGACGCTTATGACCCCGAAGCTTCTGACGCTACCGTATGGGAAATCGGTGCAACCGCTTCCTACGCAGTGACCGATGGCGCTAAGCTGAACGGTATCATCGCTTACGGCGACACCGATGACCTCACCGAAGACGATCCTTTCGGTGTTGGTCTGTCCCTCGAGATTTCTTTCTAA
- a CDS encoding FG-GAP repeat domain-containing protein produces the protein MIDKNKFLAALFTVFLIIIGITSNTQAAQAKDVRIIVLPFNGDSSGDFSYLTDSIRTMLSTRLAVKEGIEVVDKVLTADDIILLNKDDMEDGEYLQVLHNLNTDYLVSGALYSLQTGLKIQINVAGNDIAASGGGTFTSLAVSEDHILESVEHLVEDIAVRALGVSDRSPAVAANVSSGSTGIEAFSTEHPEKVFKKGVYGGSITAEDGVAVRALGVRKSSDLPSMLVSMASADLNGDGNLEVVAASRTAVEIFRFDDTRFVKLGGYAFPKNYKIHAVNVADLDGNGNVEIYVSGNKGKSVASAIFRWDAATGLIPLLTDIDWYIRPMVQPGVGAILAGQIGNTDPRRGYIGEKVVSLELGEGFTGIKKSTDLALPRNLRLFDFIWADLDGNGSAEIVAIDSREKLLVYDSSNSLMYVSEKNYGGSRNFFGPAQSATTSIKDMIGKGDDAKAERQVLFIPTRLLTADLNGDGKQEIIVANNERTTPMAMVNFREYDGGKVVGLSWNETEMVEVWQTNKIDGYIADYDFIDSVHSSFRPFSGDSVSTLYISQIPDNFMFGLSMRSKSKLLRYVLDLVEQE, from the coding sequence ATGATCGATAAGAACAAATTTTTAGCGGCACTTTTCACAGTATTCCTGATAATCATCGGAATTACGTCTAACACTCAAGCCGCCCAGGCAAAAGATGTGCGAATTATTGTACTGCCGTTTAACGGAGACTCAAGTGGCGATTTTAGCTACTTGACCGACAGCATCAGAACCATGCTTTCTACCCGGCTTGCAGTAAAAGAGGGTATTGAGGTTGTGGATAAAGTGTTGACTGCTGATGATATTATCCTGTTGAACAAGGATGATATGGAAGATGGTGAGTATCTGCAGGTTTTGCATAACCTCAATACCGACTATCTTGTTTCCGGTGCGCTCTATTCACTGCAGACTGGCCTGAAAATCCAAATCAACGTAGCCGGTAATGATATCGCGGCCTCTGGCGGAGGAACTTTTACTTCACTTGCAGTGAGCGAAGATCATATACTGGAATCAGTGGAGCATCTGGTAGAGGATATTGCGGTACGTGCACTTGGGGTATCCGACAGATCTCCGGCTGTTGCTGCGAATGTTTCTTCAGGTTCTACCGGCATTGAGGCATTTAGTACCGAGCATCCTGAAAAAGTATTTAAAAAGGGTGTTTATGGCGGCTCTATCACTGCTGAAGATGGGGTGGCTGTTCGAGCCCTTGGTGTGCGGAAAAGCTCTGATCTGCCCTCTATGCTGGTCTCCATGGCCAGTGCGGACCTGAATGGCGACGGTAATCTGGAGGTTGTAGCTGCTTCAAGAACTGCTGTGGAAATTTTTCGGTTCGACGATACCCGTTTTGTGAAACTCGGGGGATATGCATTTCCTAAGAACTATAAGATACATGCTGTAAATGTTGCCGATCTCGATGGCAACGGCAATGTCGAGATTTATGTGAGCGGCAACAAAGGAAAATCTGTGGCCTCAGCCATTTTCAGATGGGACGCTGCCACAGGGCTAATTCCGTTACTCACAGACATTGATTGGTATATACGGCCGATGGTTCAGCCTGGTGTGGGGGCAATTCTTGCTGGTCAGATAGGGAATACTGACCCGCGTAGAGGTTATATCGGCGAAAAAGTCGTCTCCCTGGAACTGGGCGAAGGATTTACCGGGATAAAAAAGAGCACAGACCTTGCTTTACCACGTAATCTTCGACTTTTTGATTTCATATGGGCGGATCTTGATGGTAACGGCTCAGCTGAGATTGTAGCCATCGACAGCAGGGAGAAATTGCTGGTCTACGACAGCAGCAACAGCCTGATGTATGTGAGCGAAAAAAATTATGGCGGCAGCCGTAATTTCTTTGGACCGGCGCAGAGTGCTACGACCTCGATAAAAGACATGATCGGCAAGGGAGATGATGCCAAGGCGGAACGCCAGGTGCTTTTCATCCCAACCAGACTGCTGACCGCCGATTTAAACGGTGATGGCAAGCAGGAGATCATTGTTGCAAATAATGAAAGAACCACGCCAATGGCCATGGTCAATTTCAGAGAATACGATGGCGGCAAGGTCGTTGGCTTGAGCTGGAATGAAACCGAGATGGTTGAAGTCTGGCAGACCAATAAAATTGACGGTTATATAGCCGATTATGATTTTATTGATTCCGTACATAGCTCTTTCAGACCTTTTTCGGGTGATAGTGTGAGCACTTTATATATCAGCCAAATCCCGGACAATTTTATGTTTGGTCTCTCTATGCGCAGTAAAAGTAAGCTGTTACGCTATGTACTCGACCTTGTAGAGCAGGAATAA
- a CDS encoding glycosyltransferase family protein gives MSSLRIAYYCQHVLGIGHVHRSIAICQALALRHEVTLILGGPAVSEIPDTLSVFQLPGLKMDAEFKNLQPVDNDLELSDVKKLRLANLRQFFTDWAPEIFIVELYPFGRKAFRFELDPLLRDIRNGLYNPDCKCYISLRDILVERPDDKEKFEARALDTTNSLFDGLLIHSDPEVITLDETFSRYNDITIPIAYTGFVTKSYQPGFRPKLRHELGLGGKDKLIVVSIGGGNVGSQLLKLSLAAFNQLPDDEYFYHLVAFAGPYLDEHIFQTLSAELPERATLLRFSNRFQDWLQAADLSISMAGYNTCMDIVQCGVPAIVLPFAQNQEQRFRAERLSTKGAIKVLTNDELVAENLQDLMRLMTLLPRTRSTIDLDGANNTLAIIETFHQKVGRT, from the coding sequence ATGAGCTCATTGAGAATTGCCTATTACTGTCAGCATGTACTTGGAATCGGTCATGTACACCGCAGTATTGCAATTTGCCAGGCTCTGGCGCTTCGTCATGAGGTCACCCTGATTCTTGGCGGACCTGCGGTCTCGGAAATTCCTGATACGCTCTCAGTTTTTCAGCTTCCCGGCCTGAAAATGGATGCCGAGTTTAAGAATCTGCAACCAGTCGACAACGACCTCGAACTCAGCGATGTCAAAAAACTGCGACTCGCAAATTTAAGACAATTTTTCACCGACTGGGCCCCAGAGATCTTCATCGTCGAGCTGTATCCGTTTGGCAGAAAAGCCTTTCGCTTTGAACTCGATCCATTGCTCAGGGACATCCGCAATGGCCTCTACAATCCTGATTGCAAATGTTATATCAGCTTACGGGATATCCTTGTCGAACGCCCTGATGACAAAGAAAAATTTGAAGCACGGGCGCTTGACACCACAAACAGTTTGTTTGATGGGCTGCTCATTCATTCAGATCCTGAAGTCATTACGCTTGATGAAACGTTTTCAAGGTATAATGATATTACGATCCCTATCGCCTATACCGGGTTTGTGACCAAAAGTTATCAGCCGGGTTTTCGTCCCAAACTTCGCCATGAATTGGGATTGGGAGGTAAAGATAAACTTATTGTCGTCAGCATTGGCGGCGGCAATGTAGGGTCACAGCTCCTGAAGCTCAGTCTTGCCGCGTTTAATCAACTGCCAGATGATGAGTATTTTTATCATCTGGTCGCGTTTGCCGGCCCGTATCTGGATGAACATATTTTCCAGACTCTCAGTGCAGAGCTTCCTGAGCGGGCGACACTGCTCCGCTTCAGCAACAGGTTTCAGGACTGGTTACAGGCGGCCGATCTTTCCATCTCCATGGCCGGGTACAACACCTGCATGGATATTGTACAGTGCGGCGTTCCAGCCATCGTTTTACCTTTTGCGCAAAACCAGGAACAAAGATTTCGTGCAGAGCGGCTCAGCACAAAGGGTGCTATAAAGGTTTTAACCAACGATGAACTGGTAGCTGAGAATTTGCAGGACCTCATGCGGCTGATGACACTACTGCCCAGGACACGTTCAACAATAGACCTGGATGGTGCCAACAATACTCTGGCCATTATTGAAACCTTCCATCAAAAAGTTGGGCGAACCTGA
- a CDS encoding glycosyltransferase family protein, producing MGDSSTFNILMYSHDTYGLGHIRRTMAIASHLRSENTNVLILTGSPIAGRFPFPEQVDFVRIPGMIKKTNDDYQSLSIRIEQEQALSIRTNIILATAKTFRPDLFIVDKEPHGLKKEVLPTLEWLKTDSPKTTSILGLRDILDDDTTIRQDWQAKGVYQSLENLYDQIWVYGDQDIYDPISHYQIPESVQHKVTFTGYIPRKTLPTNTWSKVRKRYRILDTDLFVLVTTGGGGDGKEVVEHFLAMHDYYPTSLPFKSIIITGPFMPKEQRYKIQARAKQHGIKTLHFHPRIEELINASDLVISMGGYNTICEILTQKTPALIVPRETPRKEQLIRATCLETKGLLDYIPWSEVTPQLLREKIFSMIQNRTSYVSAMNSFQLSGLATMQSQLESLQQTTLKQTTFSPALTHDHSNDS from the coding sequence TTGGGTGATTCTTCGACCTTTAATATATTGATGTATTCCCACGACACATATGGGCTGGGCCATATCCGTCGTACCATGGCCATAGCAAGCCATCTGCGTAGTGAGAATACCAATGTCCTGATCCTTACCGGATCTCCAATCGCTGGGCGCTTTCCATTTCCCGAGCAAGTTGACTTCGTTCGTATCCCCGGAATGATCAAAAAGACCAACGATGACTATCAATCCCTTTCCATTCGCATTGAGCAGGAACAGGCACTGAGCATTCGTACCAATATAATTCTGGCCACTGCAAAAACTTTTCGCCCGGATCTGTTCATTGTCGATAAAGAGCCCCATGGCCTGAAAAAAGAAGTGCTGCCGACCCTGGAATGGCTGAAAACAGACAGTCCTAAAACCACATCTATTCTTGGCCTGAGAGATATTCTCGATGATGACACCACCATCCGCCAGGACTGGCAGGCAAAAGGTGTCTATCAATCGCTGGAAAATCTCTATGACCAAATATGGGTGTATGGAGACCAGGATATTTATGACCCTATCAGTCATTATCAGATACCTGAAAGTGTTCAGCACAAGGTAACCTTTACCGGTTATATCCCGCGCAAAACCCTGCCGACCAATACCTGGAGCAAAGTGAGAAAACGTTACCGGATTCTCGACACTGATCTTTTTGTACTGGTAACCACAGGTGGCGGCGGTGATGGCAAAGAGGTGGTTGAACATTTTCTGGCCATGCACGATTACTATCCTACCTCACTGCCTTTCAAATCGATTATCATCACCGGCCCATTCATGCCTAAAGAGCAGCGCTACAAAATCCAGGCCCGTGCCAAGCAGCACGGCATAAAAACACTTCACTTTCATCCTCGAATTGAAGAACTGATAAATGCATCTGACCTCGTTATCTCGATGGGTGGCTATAATACCATTTGTGAAATTCTTACTCAGAAAACCCCAGCCCTGATCGTCCCCAGAGAAACTCCCAGGAAAGAACAGCTGATTCGGGCAACCTGCCTTGAGACCAAAGGACTTCTCGACTACATCCCATGGAGCGAAGTCACGCCCCAATTGCTGAGGGAAAAAATCTTCTCTATGATCCAAAACCGCACCAGTTATGTCTCGGCAATGAACAGTTTCCAACTTTCAGGTCTTGCTACCATGCAGTCTCAACTTGAGTCGCTGCAACAGACGACTCTTAAGCAGACCACGTTTTCGCCGGCGCTGACACACGACCATTCAAACGATTCCTGA
- a CDS encoding ABC transporter ATP-binding protein, with protein MTKKHIVRVTGVTKDFDLGKHVIQVLKGIDLEIETGKYISIMGPSGSGKSTLFNMIGGLDKPSGGKVFIDEVDIAQLDAYELAWLRCRKIGYIFQTFNLIPVMTALENVTIPMTFAGASHDDSLERGMELLELVGLENRHSHRPSELSGGQQQRVAVARALANNPSIILADEPTGNLDLKTGEDIIKLLKELSTAYGVTVISATHDYKMLNVSDQVVWIRDGRIDKIQERSELEIKTGGLESSNS; from the coding sequence ATGACTAAAAAGCATATCGTCCGCGTTACCGGAGTTACCAAGGACTTCGATTTGGGCAAACATGTCATACAAGTTCTCAAGGGCATAGATCTGGAAATCGAGACGGGAAAGTATATTTCTATAATGGGCCCTTCCGGCTCAGGCAAATCAACTCTTTTCAACATGATAGGTGGGCTGGATAAGCCCAGTGGCGGCAAGGTTTTCATCGACGAGGTAGATATCGCTCAGCTGGACGCGTATGAACTTGCCTGGCTCAGGTGTCGTAAAATCGGCTATATCTTTCAAACCTTCAACCTGATCCCGGTTATGACGGCACTCGAAAATGTTACTATCCCCATGACCTTTGCCGGAGCATCACATGATGATTCCCTGGAGCGAGGGATGGAGTTATTGGAACTGGTAGGCCTGGAGAACAGACACAGCCATCGGCCTTCTGAGCTTTCCGGTGGCCAGCAGCAACGTGTCGCGGTTGCCCGGGCACTTGCAAATAACCCCTCAATAATTCTTGCCGATGAGCCCACCGGCAATCTCGATCTGAAAACAGGCGAAGACATTATCAAGCTGCTCAAGGAACTCAGCACCGCCTATGGGGTTACCGTTATTTCTGCTACCCATGATTATAAGATGCTCAATGTTTCCGATCAGGTGGTCTGGATTCGTGACGGCAGGATAGACAAAATTCAGGAACGATCTGAACTGGAAATTAAAACTGGAGGGTTGGAAAGTTCCAACTCGTAA
- a CDS encoding polysaccharide deacetylase family protein gives MNYTIPILYQKEIPNLSNRLGTIFDQAIDNWQRSAAHDAKIRVFFRADDIGVPSKKFTKLIQLFQKHYMPLCLAVVPAWLTARRTRELLSLTGSDDSQWCWHQHGRLHKNFEPSGKKQEFGPARSREEVGHHLELGQSRLQELLQDKFSPYFTPPWNRCSLDTAQILKSLNFNAISRFTGAQPDFTDTIAGIDVNVDLHTGKENSSERAADKLFDQLHTALGSGYCGIMIHHQLMNDHAFHLLDLLLTEVAQKNTCEPCLFQDFS, from the coding sequence ATGAATTACACTATCCCGATTCTTTACCAGAAAGAAATCCCCAACCTCTCAAACAGATTAGGAACGATCTTTGACCAGGCAATTGACAACTGGCAAAGATCTGCTGCCCATGATGCCAAAATACGGGTCTTCTTCCGGGCAGATGATATCGGCGTTCCCTCGAAGAAGTTCACAAAACTCATTCAGCTTTTCCAAAAACATTACATGCCACTCTGCCTTGCTGTAGTGCCGGCCTGGCTCACTGCCCGGCGAACCCGGGAACTTCTCAGCCTAACCGGCTCAGACGATTCACAATGGTGCTGGCATCAACATGGCAGATTACATAAAAATTTTGAACCATCGGGTAAAAAACAGGAATTCGGTCCTGCCCGCTCGCGGGAAGAGGTAGGCCATCATCTCGAACTGGGCCAGAGCCGTTTACAGGAGCTGCTGCAGGATAAGTTTTCTCCCTATTTTACCCCGCCCTGGAATCGTTGCAGCCTGGACACCGCCCAGATTCTGAAATCCCTCAATTTTAATGCGATATCGCGGTTTACAGGAGCACAACCTGATTTCACAGACACTATTGCCGGTATTGATGTCAATGTCGACCTCCATACCGGAAAAGAGAACTCATCCGAGCGTGCTGCCGACAAGTTGTTCGACCAGCTCCACACTGCTCTTGGCAGCGGCTACTGTGGTATAATGATCCATCATCAGCTGATGAACGATCATGCCTTTCATCTGCTTGATCTGCTGCTCACTGAAGTTGCGCAAAAAAACACGTGCGAGCCATGCCTCTTTCAGGACTTTTCATAA
- a CDS encoding ABC transporter permease: protein MAENIHRIVSLPLGKSIQIAFQSIKVRFFRSLITTTSLVLAVAFLCFIFTGNDLAESLLQSGEPNNIQQLQNAGYDIKPGQSALGTSAKQRWIVFLSLLVCVVGIVNAQLMSVTERFREIGTLKCLGALDSIIVRLFVLEAIMQGVTGSLAGVVLGVIAAVTNGLFRFGLTIFANFPVSDLLVSMGITLATGTVLSLLGVLYPALLAAKMQPVDAMRVEQ, encoded by the coding sequence ATGGCAGAGAACATTCACCGCATTGTCAGTTTACCACTGGGGAAGTCTATACAGATTGCCTTTCAGTCAATAAAGGTTCGCTTTTTTCGTTCTCTCATCACCACAACCAGCCTGGTTCTGGCCGTTGCCTTTCTCTGCTTCATTTTTACCGGTAATGATCTCGCTGAAAGTCTGCTGCAATCGGGCGAGCCAAACAACATTCAACAGCTGCAAAATGCCGGGTACGACATTAAACCAGGTCAATCCGCCCTCGGCACTTCAGCGAAACAGCGCTGGATAGTTTTCCTCTCCCTGCTGGTCTGTGTTGTCGGAATTGTCAACGCCCAGCTGATGTCGGTTACCGAACGATTCAGAGAAATTGGCACGTTGAAATGCCTGGGAGCTCTCGACAGCATTATAGTTCGACTTTTTGTCCTTGAAGCAATCATGCAGGGAGTTACCGGTTCACTGGCAGGAGTTGTACTTGGCGTTATTGCAGCTGTAACCAATGGGTTGTTTCGTTTTGGCTTAACCATTTTTGCCAACTTTCCCGTTTCGGATCTGCTCGTCAGTATGGGCATCACCCTGGCAACCGGTACCGTGCTCAGCCTGCTTGGCGTGCTTTACCCCGCTCTGCTGGCAGCAAAAATGCAACCTGTCGACGCCATGAGGGTGGAACAATGA
- a CDS encoding glycosyltransferase family 4 protein — protein sequence MNYTTSKIAYILKGYPRISETFISNEILQLEQHGFSLRIFSMRHPRENFSHDSVKKIKARVDYLPTELLLDFPRLITPNIFLAAQCPSAYRAALKLARRRFNRTRKLATLKHMLQAGYMTWHFLRTDSTIHHLHGHFAHSPTSVTMFAAILANKPFSFTAHAKDIYTSNPNQLAEKIEAADFVVTCTQANEKYLQSISGGCNTPIHCIYHGIDLALFNNIKQPHPVREPYKFFTIARLTEKKGLPTLYQALAILKQQGVAFNHVLIGDGDDREKILDLICTLNLTDSCSWLGTRTHDDVLTQFSQTDLFILPCEIAENGDRDGIPNVLVESLAMGVPAISTNVSAIPEIIIDGQTGRTVEPRNPDQLARAILEIMEDESLRNTFISNGKEWVNERFDNTRWLLKLAEIFENQPHLRMIN from the coding sequence ATGAATTACACAACTTCCAAGATTGCATATATATTGAAAGGGTACCCCAGAATTTCTGAGACTTTTATTTCCAATGAGATTCTGCAGCTGGAACAACACGGCTTTTCCCTGAGAATTTTCTCCATGCGGCATCCACGGGAAAACTTTAGTCACGATTCTGTAAAGAAAATCAAAGCTCGAGTCGACTATCTGCCGACAGAACTTTTGCTTGATTTCCCCAGACTCATCACTCCAAATATTTTTCTTGCGGCTCAATGCCCTTCCGCATATCGCGCTGCTCTCAAACTCGCCAGACGCAGGTTCAACAGGACCAGAAAACTCGCTACGTTAAAGCATATGCTGCAAGCAGGGTATATGACATGGCACTTTCTACGCACTGACTCCACCATACATCATCTACACGGCCACTTTGCCCATTCTCCCACCTCGGTTACGATGTTTGCGGCAATTCTTGCCAATAAACCATTTAGTTTCACCGCTCATGCCAAGGATATCTACACCTCAAACCCCAACCAACTGGCCGAGAAAATTGAAGCGGCTGATTTCGTAGTAACCTGCACCCAGGCTAACGAAAAATATCTTCAGTCAATCTCGGGTGGATGCAACACGCCAATACACTGCATTTACCATGGTATTGATCTGGCTCTCTTTAACAATATCAAGCAACCGCATCCGGTCCGGGAACCATACAAGTTTTTTACCATCGCAAGGCTTACCGAGAAAAAAGGGCTGCCAACCCTCTACCAGGCACTGGCAATCCTCAAGCAACAGGGAGTGGCTTTCAATCATGTTCTCATCGGTGACGGTGACGACAGAGAAAAAATTCTCGATCTTATCTGTACGCTTAATTTGACCGATTCGTGTTCCTGGCTTGGCACCCGCACTCACGATGACGTCCTCACCCAGTTCAGCCAGACAGACCTTTTTATACTGCCCTGTGAGATCGCAGAAAACGGAGATCGCGATGGTATTCCCAATGTGTTGGTTGAGAGTCTTGCCATGGGGGTACCTGCCATTTCGACCAATGTTTCTGCAATCCCGGAAATCATCATAGACGGGCAGACTGGTCGAACAGTCGAGCCTCGTAATCCTGATCAGCTCGCCAGGGCAATACTTGAGATCATGGAAGACGAATCTCTCAGAAATACCTTTATCAGCAACGGTAAAGAATGGGTGAACGAACGCTTCGACAATACGCGTTGGCTGCTGAAACTGGCAGAGATCTTCGAAAATCAACCGCACCTGAGAATGATCAACTGA
- a CDS encoding histidine phosphatase family protein, which produces MDLSSRSTFKYGLFRHGETTWNKEKRVQGHGDSPLTDKGIATLRQWAVQLQRQNWQHILCSDLGRVQQSVGILNEILKLPVTTDQNLREQNWGKWEGMRVKDVYQQFPEELGLQVKRGWDFQAPGGESRRAVRDRLFQALLNHRLSNPADNTLVVCHLGVIKCAIYAIANRKFMEDEPPLLQKDTMHTIAYHKNYTLGQLNIPLEQDES; this is translated from the coding sequence ATGGATTTATCATCTCGTAGCACTTTCAAATACGGCCTGTTCAGACATGGGGAAACAACCTGGAATAAAGAAAAGCGAGTCCAGGGCCACGGCGACTCACCTCTTACCGACAAGGGAATCGCTACCCTCAGGCAGTGGGCTGTGCAGCTTCAGCGCCAGAACTGGCAGCATATCCTCTGCAGCGACCTTGGCAGAGTGCAGCAGTCGGTCGGGATACTGAATGAAATACTCAAGCTGCCAGTCACCACTGACCAGAATCTCCGGGAACAGAACTGGGGGAAATGGGAAGGGATGAGGGTTAAGGATGTGTACCAGCAGTTCCCTGAGGAACTTGGGCTTCAAGTCAAAAGGGGCTGGGATTTCCAGGCACCTGGAGGCGAGAGCCGTAGGGCGGTACGTGATCGCCTTTTTCAAGCCCTGCTCAATCACCGGCTCAGCAACCCGGCAGACAACACCCTGGTAGTCTGTCATCTGGGTGTCATAAAGTGTGCCATCTATGCTATTGCAAATCGAAAATTTATGGAGGATGAGCCACCTCTCCTGCAAAAGGACACTATGCATACTATCGCCTACCACAAAAATTATACCCTCGGCCAACTCAACATTCCCCTGGAGCAAGACGAGTCATGA